A part of Cottoperca gobio chromosome 4, fCotGob3.1, whole genome shotgun sequence genomic DNA contains:
- the LOC115007573 gene encoding interferon-induced protein with tetratricopeptide repeats 1-like, with protein MFCSCYPCCRVLPSCTLVNLRAILCQPCADQSQTTLVSKLEALQCHFTWDLDTSRSKLFRCRERFEDFFTEDGHSWLGHIYNLRGFIEYKLGFTEEAQSFFNKATEAFRQMRKADEGPWLVVNYGNLAWLHHHLGDPAESEAYLTKVDALMNEYQYPSQDELHPEIYAEKAWTFIRFSTDKMLLAADYFQRAIRMQLVMVEWHTYHVKGLMFASKHSSTGLGADILEKMRIAKEQDPENLYFAVHYLEHCAKKGEIIKDEASKLAREVLRNPISSYSGIKPLLRVYRNYVSVDEAIDLAEEVLKNHPDERYLMRCAALCYKWKIFFSDSPPKQSMVDRAISLHEEVISLYPHSSLGKKIDLANIYSKSTNGKVKAKQIYQELLKSDLDQAGKQMLYNNYAKYLNFQGQDRTSSLRYHMKAAEIPQQSIFREKSIKVLKNIRDKGKDRMCREIQKFLENLQEP; from the exons atgttctgctcatgctATCCATGTTGCCGTGTGCTTCCCTCGTGTACTCTCGTGAATCTTCGTGCTATCCTGTGTCAACCCTG TGCTGAtcagagtcaaacaacactggTGTCCAAACTGGAGGCCCTGCAGTGTCACTTCACCTGGGATCTGGACACCAGCAGGTCCAAACTTTTCCGTTGCAGGGAAAGGTTTGAGGATTTCTTCACCGAGGACGGACACAGCTGgctgggtcacatttacaacctgcgggggttcattgaatacaagctggggttcacagaagaagcccagagtttcttcaacaaggctacagaggcctTCCGTCAGATGAGAAAAGCAGATGAGGGTCCCTGGTTAGTGGTGAATTACGGAAACCTggcttggctgcaccaccacctgggagacccagcagagagtgaggcttaCCTGACAAAGGTTGACGCCCTGATGAATGAATACCAATATCCATCTCAGGACGAGCTCCACCCAGAGATCTACGCTGAAAAAGCCTGGACTTTCATAAGGTTTAGCACAGATAAAATGCTGCTGGCTGCAGATTACTTCCAGAGAGCCATTAGGATGCAGCTGGTCATGGTGGAGTGGCACACCTACCATGTCAAAGGGTTAATGTTTGCTtcaaagcacagcagcacagggctgggggctgacatcttggagaaaatgagaatcgCCAAAGAACAGGATCCAGAGAACTTGTACTTTGCAGTTCACTACCTTGAGCATTGTGCTAAGAAAGGAGAAATAATTAAAGATGAAGCATCTAAGCTAGCCAGGGAGGTTTTGAGAAATCCtatcagcagctacagtggtattaaACCATTACTTAGGGTTTACAGAAACTATGtatctgttgatgaggccattgacttggcagaggaggttctgaaaaaccatccagatgagcgttatctgatgagatgtgctgcactctgctacAAATGGAAGATATTTTTCAGTGACAGTCCCCCAAAACAAAGCATGGTAGACAGAGCAATCAGTCTCCATGAAGAGGTGATTTCACTTTACCCTCATTCTTCCCTTGGGAAGAAAATAGACCTTGCAAATATATATTCCAAATCAACTAACGGCAAGGTTAAAGCTAAGCAGATATACCAGGAGCTGCTAAAAAGTGATCTTGATCAGGCAGGcaaacagatgctttacaacaactacgcaaaatatttaaacttccaAGGACAGGATCGCACCAGCTCACTAAGATATCACATGAAGGCGGCAGAGATACCGCAACAATCCATCTTTcgtgagaaaagcatcaaagttcTAAAGAACATAAGAGACAAAGGCAAGGACAGAATGTGTCGCGAAATACAGAAGTTTCTGGAAAACCTGCAAGAGCCATAG